A single genomic interval of Halobacillus halophilus DSM 2266 harbors:
- the iadA gene encoding beta-aspartyl-peptidase: MITLIKNAVLYTPEFSGEKDVLIADQRIAEVSDFIDISSKTDSVRVIEAEGKMLTPGFIDGHVHITGGGGEGSFRSRTPELKLTDATKNGVTTVVGVIGTDGTTRTMTNLVAKARALQEEGLSCYVHTGSYQVPVKTLTGKIEDDLILIDLIIGAGEIAIADHRSSQPTVEEMAKIASQARIGGMLAGKRGVVNVHVGDSKDGLSLIEEVVSTTDIPISQFYPTHINRTPKLFEEGINYALKGGVVDFTTSTIPKFIEDGEVKSSEALKRMLDRGVPVEQITFTSDAQGSLPDFDQKGNLTGMKVGRIQSLYEAFKEAVKQHGVPLEDALKVITSNPSRILGLHNKGMVEAGKDADLVLMDPKNLEVHTVFAKGQEMVADGEVMVYGTFE, from the coding sequence ATGATTACACTAATTAAAAATGCAGTCCTATATACTCCTGAGTTTTCAGGTGAAAAAGATGTCCTGATCGCTGATCAGCGAATTGCAGAGGTAAGTGACTTTATTGACATATCAAGCAAAACTGATTCCGTCCGAGTGATCGAGGCTGAAGGTAAAATGTTAACTCCCGGCTTTATAGATGGTCACGTGCACATTACGGGAGGGGGCGGAGAAGGAAGTTTCCGCTCCCGCACTCCTGAATTAAAACTGACCGATGCTACGAAGAATGGAGTTACGACAGTGGTCGGTGTGATCGGCACAGATGGAACCACCCGGACAATGACTAACTTAGTAGCAAAAGCGCGGGCTCTCCAGGAGGAAGGACTCTCTTGTTACGTTCATACCGGGTCCTATCAGGTTCCTGTGAAAACATTGACGGGTAAAATAGAGGATGATCTGATTCTGATCGATCTTATTATTGGCGCGGGTGAAATAGCCATCGCCGATCATCGGTCTTCCCAGCCGACGGTAGAGGAAATGGCTAAAATAGCTTCCCAGGCAAGAATTGGTGGAATGCTCGCGGGAAAAAGAGGGGTAGTCAACGTTCACGTTGGAGACAGTAAAGATGGCTTGTCTTTAATAGAAGAGGTCGTTTCCACTACGGATATACCGATCAGTCAATTTTATCCTACCCATATTAATCGGACACCGAAGTTATTTGAAGAGGGTATTAACTATGCCCTTAAAGGCGGGGTTGTAGACTTTACTACCAGCACGATTCCTAAATTTATAGAAGATGGTGAAGTAAAAAGCAGTGAGGCACTGAAGAGGATGCTCGACCGTGGTGTTCCTGTAGAGCAGATTACATTTACATCCGATGCGCAGGGAAGTCTGCCGGATTTTGATCAGAAAGGTAATCTCACTGGCATGAAAGTGGGCAGAATCCAATCCCTTTATGAAGCCTTTAAAGAAGCGGTGAAGCAGCACGGGGTCCCATTAGAGGATGCTCTAAAAGTAATTACCTCAAATCCTTCACGTATTCTTGGACTTCATAATAAAGGAATGGTTGAAGCCGGAAAAGATGCTGATCTTGTCTTAATGGATCCTAAGAATCTTGAAGTTCATACAGTATTCGCTAAAGGGCAGGAAATGGTAGCGGACGGAGAAGTTATGGTGTACGGTACGTTTGAATAA
- a CDS encoding M15 family metallopeptidase, which yields MKILSKLISFTVFIATLGLVVYILIPEIEKQCPGSPFAKKDVPVPEELHPRVVEYKEELVARAAEQGIEMVITDGHRSVESQNELYARGRSEEGKVVTHAKGGESYHNYGLAIDFALQTDNGVVWNMERDGNGNGKSDWMEVVAIAKDLGFEWGGDWSNFKDYPHLQMDFGLTIRDLKYGKRPNVAEYADN from the coding sequence TTGAAAATCCTATCGAAGCTAATAAGTTTTACTGTTTTCATAGCGACTCTTGGGCTGGTCGTCTATATCCTGATTCCAGAGATTGAAAAGCAATGCCCGGGCTCTCCTTTTGCGAAAAAAGATGTGCCTGTGCCTGAGGAACTTCATCCCAGAGTAGTAGAGTATAAAGAGGAGCTGGTAGCTCGAGCTGCAGAACAGGGGATAGAAATGGTAATCACGGATGGACACCGCTCAGTTGAAAGTCAAAATGAGCTTTATGCACGGGGACGCTCCGAAGAAGGCAAAGTCGTGACACATGCCAAGGGAGGCGAATCCTATCACAACTATGGACTTGCCATTGATTTTGCCCTGCAAACGGACAATGGTGTGGTTTGGAATATGGAAAGAGACGGCAACGGAAATGGAAAGTCAGACTGGATGGAAGTCGTGGCGATTGCGAAAGATCTTGGTTTTGAATGGGGAGGGGACTGGTCGAACTTTAAAGATTACCCTCACCTACAAATGGACTTTGGTTTAACGATCCGAGATTTAAAATACGGGAAACGCCCGAACGTTGCTGAGTATGCCGATAACTAA
- a CDS encoding ketopantoate reductase family protein — protein sequence MKIVVLGAGALGAYFGARWQEAGHEVVNLVREGRAEQLEAHGLQLHSKMGDYTVPEPAIARDPEEIEDADLVFLAVKGYHLHGTLDWLKQLVQKGAKVFPVLNGMEHISILQKELGEEAVIGGLSYIIATLDEKGHVIHSSEFHDLVFGPLHPSQQSICEELAFACNQANLNGSISPNILEDMWKKYMFISAFSGITTAVNQPIGEIRSYPQTLRIAEHVLFEMKELANAHQVSLTDEQAAKAFENLRKLDHDMTSSMHQDRRKGLPLEVEHLHGGALRLGSEVGLSMPYTETIHAMIKPYETYQQ from the coding sequence ATGAAAATCGTTGTATTAGGAGCAGGCGCTTTAGGTGCATACTTTGGTGCACGCTGGCAAGAAGCTGGACATGAAGTCGTCAATCTTGTAAGAGAAGGAAGAGCCGAACAACTGGAGGCACACGGATTACAGTTACATAGCAAAATGGGAGACTATACCGTTCCCGAACCAGCCATTGCCAGAGATCCCGAGGAAATTGAAGATGCTGACTTAGTCTTCCTTGCTGTCAAAGGCTATCATCTTCATGGTACCCTGGATTGGCTGAAGCAGTTGGTTCAAAAGGGAGCCAAGGTTTTCCCAGTACTAAATGGTATGGAGCATATTAGTATTCTTCAGAAAGAACTGGGTGAAGAAGCCGTGATCGGCGGACTTTCCTATATTATTGCAACGCTTGATGAAAAAGGACATGTCATACATTCCAGCGAATTTCACGATCTTGTGTTCGGACCATTACACCCTTCCCAGCAATCCATATGTGAAGAACTTGCTTTTGCTTGTAATCAGGCTAACCTTAACGGAAGTATAAGCCCCAACATTCTAGAGGATATGTGGAAAAAGTATATGTTCATTTCTGCTTTTTCAGGCATTACGACGGCTGTAAATCAACCAATTGGGGAAATTCGATCCTATCCTCAGACTTTACGTATTGCGGAACATGTTCTATTTGAAATGAAGGAACTTGCTAATGCTCACCAGGTGAGTTTAACAGATGAGCAGGCGGCGAAAGCGTTTGAAAATTTACGTAAACTTGATCATGACATGACTTCTTCCATGCATCAGGACCGGAGAAAAGGTCTGCCGCTTGAGGTAGAACATCTCCATGGTGGAGCTTTACGGCTTGGAAGTGAAGTCGGTTTGTCCATGCCTTATACGGAAACCATTCACGCCATGATTAAACCATACGAAACGTATCAGCAATAA
- a CDS encoding DUF1428 family protein yields the protein MYTVLCFFRVKKKNVEQFVKMTRKSGDILESHGTISHHVYFSNMLTGRQGSMGVLNLMEVDEDEELLMAQSVFNSEDHYYEVMKSVKSNDMIHYLDEYLKDLVEMTRVVTSSFTTKHPQ from the coding sequence ATGTATACAGTACTTTGTTTCTTTAGAGTCAAAAAAAAGAACGTGGAACAATTCGTGAAGATGACTAGAAAAAGCGGCGACATCCTGGAATCTCACGGCACCATTTCCCATCATGTCTACTTTTCCAATATGCTTACCGGCAGACAAGGTTCTATGGGAGTGCTCAATTTAATGGAGGTCGATGAGGATGAAGAGTTGCTTATGGCACAATCTGTATTCAACAGCGAGGATCATTATTACGAAGTGATGAAAAGTGTAAAATCGAATGATATGATTCATTACCTGGATGAATATCTTAAAGATCTTGTAGAAATGACTCGTGTGGTCACTTCTTCTTTCACTACCAAACACCCTCAATAA
- the mreBH gene encoding rod-share determining protein MreBH: MFSNAEIGIDLGTANILIYSKSKGMLLNEPSVVAYNTETQTVVAVGKEAKEMVGKTPKHIIPVRPLRDGVIADYDLTAQMLKELLKKVSKKSGMSMRKPTVVICTPSGSTSVERRAIHNAVKSYGARNVHLIEEPIAAAIGADLPVDEPIANVIVDIGGGTSEVAIISFGGVVSCRSIRTGGDVMDEEIIHYVRKAYNVLIGERTAEEIKMEIGYALIDHPEVTMDVRGRDMVTGLPKTIELSSTEVQSAIKESLEQLLETIRATLEDCPPELSGDIVDHGVILTGGGALLNGMQEWLSNEISVPVHMAPSPLESVAIGTGKSLKMIQKLQKASTN, translated from the coding sequence ATGTTTTCAAATGCTGAAATTGGAATTGATCTTGGTACAGCCAATATACTTATCTATTCTAAATCTAAAGGTATGCTTTTAAACGAGCCATCTGTGGTAGCTTATAACACAGAAACTCAGACTGTCGTAGCCGTTGGTAAAGAAGCGAAAGAAATGGTAGGTAAAACCCCTAAACATATCATCCCTGTGCGTCCTCTGCGTGACGGCGTCATCGCTGATTATGATTTAACAGCTCAAATGTTAAAAGAGCTGTTGAAAAAAGTATCAAAAAAATCAGGAATGTCCATGCGCAAACCCACAGTGGTCATCTGTACCCCCTCTGGCTCAACTTCTGTTGAACGACGGGCTATCCATAATGCCGTTAAGAGTTATGGAGCAAGAAATGTTCATCTAATTGAGGAACCTATAGCTGCTGCTATTGGGGCCGATCTGCCTGTTGATGAGCCGATCGCCAACGTCATTGTAGATATTGGCGGAGGAACAAGTGAAGTAGCCATCATTTCGTTCGGCGGCGTTGTGTCCTGTAGATCGATACGAACCGGCGGAGATGTGATGGACGAAGAAATTATTCATTACGTAAGAAAAGCTTACAATGTACTGATTGGTGAACGGACAGCAGAGGAAATTAAAATGGAAATTGGCTATGCATTAATCGATCATCCTGAAGTTACCATGGATGTTCGTGGACGCGACATGGTTACCGGTCTTCCAAAAACGATCGAGTTATCATCGACTGAAGTTCAATCAGCCATTAAAGAGTCATTGGAACAGTTACTGGAAACCATTCGAGCTACACTTGAAGACTGCCCGCCAGAACTAAGCGGTGATATTGTTGATCATGGCGTTATCCTGACTGGAGGAGGAGCGTTATTGAACGGCATGCAAGAATGGTTATCAAATGAAATCTCTGTACCTGTTCATATGGCTCCAAGTCCTCTTGAATCCGTTGCTATTGGGACAGGGAAATCTCTGAAGATGATTCAAAAATTGCAAAAAGCGTCTACTAACTAA
- a CDS encoding YkgJ family cysteine cluster protein, whose translation MDRFLKHHEILEKCERLNQSYEIDPAFFDNIIDELLDSEAETETVILQGFQNLLKEVDHEINRMESFSGMEANCFKGCAFCCYFPIVLSRMEAKMMFRSIEQFSEQRKNAIFEHWERYYNQQAGKLDTALAMDPDDPNTKLEYKKLNLPCPMLDPETQLCMAYEVRPIPCRTYLNYSDPKVCAENHMPKEPFSYEFLYTYYFGAINELVQALYENGEDVFVDYPSDAWSYDYLPAWVKSYREGTLNEI comes from the coding sequence ATGGACCGTTTTTTAAAACATCACGAAATCCTGGAAAAGTGTGAACGGCTCAATCAATCCTACGAAATTGACCCGGCTTTTTTTGATAACATCATAGATGAATTGCTAGATAGTGAGGCGGAGACCGAAACGGTGATATTACAAGGCTTTCAAAATCTGCTTAAAGAGGTTGATCATGAAATTAACCGAATGGAGTCATTCAGTGGAATGGAGGCGAACTGTTTTAAGGGCTGTGCCTTCTGCTGCTACTTTCCAATCGTTCTCAGCCGTATGGAAGCGAAAATGATGTTTCGTTCTATTGAACAATTTTCTGAGCAAAGAAAGAATGCGATCTTTGAGCACTGGGAACGATATTACAATCAGCAGGCGGGGAAGCTTGATACCGCTCTTGCTATGGATCCGGATGATCCAAATACGAAGCTTGAATACAAAAAGCTCAACCTTCCTTGCCCAATGCTTGATCCGGAAACGCAGTTGTGTATGGCATATGAGGTTCGTCCCATTCCTTGCCGTACTTATTTAAATTACAGCGACCCTAAAGTATGCGCAGAGAATCACATGCCAAAAGAACCTTTCAGCTACGAATTTTTGTACACCTATTATTTTGGAGCGATCAATGAATTAGTTCAGGCTTTGTATGAAAATGGAGAAGATGTATTTGTTGATTACCCAAGTGATGCATGGAGCTACGATTATCTCCCGGCATGGGTGAAAAGCTATAGAGAGGGGACATTGAATGAAATATAA
- a CDS encoding MOSC domain-containing protein — translation MKYKLLSLNVGRPEVYETEKGELESAYRKTPVQEAAYLTYYNFEGDEQADKKNHGGRDKAVCLYPAQHYKHWDEHYGQSFSFPAFGENLTVEGIDEREVHIGDQFQLGDALLQISEPRKPCYIIARTHGIKDFPAKVMETGYTGFYLRVLKEGKVTPGDDMTLVEHHPSAVTVADVNEVRYHDVNNPHKLKRVIEVDALAKGLRDSLSEHLHKIKEEL, via the coding sequence ATGAAATATAAACTCTTGTCTTTGAATGTAGGACGCCCTGAGGTGTATGAGACAGAGAAGGGGGAACTGGAAAGTGCCTACCGGAAGACCCCCGTTCAGGAAGCAGCTTATTTAACGTATTATAATTTTGAAGGCGATGAGCAGGCAGATAAGAAAAATCATGGTGGAAGAGACAAGGCCGTTTGTCTTTATCCAGCTCAGCATTATAAGCATTGGGACGAGCACTATGGTCAGTCTTTTTCTTTTCCAGCGTTTGGTGAAAACTTGACGGTTGAAGGAATTGATGAGCGCGAAGTTCATATTGGAGATCAATTCCAACTGGGGGATGCGCTTTTGCAGATTTCAGAACCTAGAAAGCCCTGTTATATTATTGCACGTACTCACGGTATTAAAGATTTTCCGGCAAAAGTCATGGAAACAGGTTATACCGGTTTTTACCTGCGTGTTTTGAAAGAAGGAAAAGTTACACCAGGAGACGATATGACACTTGTGGAACATCACCCATCAGCAGTTACCGTAGCTGATGTGAATGAGGTACGTTATCACGATGTGAATAATCCTCATAAGCTTAAGCGTGTGATTGAAGTTGATGCCTTAGCAAAAGGTTTACGTGATTCCCTGAGTGAACACCTGCATAAAATAAAGGAGGAGCTGTAG
- a CDS encoding nucleoside deaminase, whose translation MNEWMEKALKLAVTNVREGGHPFGAVLVKDGEAIAEGVNELHIKPDVSAHAELVAIRKAQEHLRTTDLSDCTLYASGEPCPMCLTAAYFAGIKEIHFAQTVEEASRAGLSLSGKVYEELTKPKDSREINFIHEPVQNSDLDAMDLYSRKTSESE comes from the coding sequence GTGAACGAATGGATGGAAAAAGCATTAAAGCTTGCCGTAACGAACGTGAGAGAAGGCGGGCATCCTTTTGGAGCAGTACTCGTTAAAGATGGAGAAGCGATAGCCGAAGGGGTTAATGAACTGCATATAAAGCCGGATGTAAGCGCGCATGCAGAACTAGTAGCTATACGAAAAGCTCAGGAACATCTACGGACGACAGATTTAAGCGACTGTACTCTGTATGCAAGTGGCGAACCGTGTCCCATGTGTCTGACCGCTGCTTACTTCGCCGGTATTAAAGAAATTCATTTTGCTCAAACTGTTGAAGAAGCTTCCCGAGCAGGATTGTCATTATCGGGTAAGGTGTATGAAGAGTTGACAAAACCTAAGGACTCAAGAGAAATAAATTTTATTCATGAACCAGTACAAAATTCTGATTTGGATGCGATGGATTTGTATTCCAGGAAAACGTCTGAATCCGAATAA
- a CDS encoding DnaJ family domain-containing protein — protein sequence MDFGHIIEEKIKQSMELGDFEDLPGKGKPLPKDDLAYVPAELRNGYRILKNAHMLPEEMQLKKEIVQLEELLAEIKDPERAERYKKELSEKRIRFDLMMEKRKVNQSGAYRQYSHKIHRNFGF from the coding sequence GTGGATTTTGGTCATATTATCGAAGAAAAAATCAAGCAGTCTATGGAACTTGGAGATTTTGAGGACCTTCCGGGTAAGGGGAAGCCTTTACCAAAAGATGATCTCGCTTACGTTCCCGCCGAGCTCAGAAATGGATACCGTATATTAAAAAATGCTCATATGCTTCCTGAGGAAATGCAGTTAAAAAAAGAAATAGTACAGTTGGAAGAACTTCTTGCAGAAATCAAGGACCCAGAACGAGCAGAGCGTTATAAAAAAGAGTTATCCGAGAAGAGAATCCGATTTGATCTAATGATGGAAAAGAGGAAGGTTAACCAATCAGGAGCCTACCGTCAATATAGTCATAAAATCCACAGGAACTTTGGATTCTGA
- a CDS encoding ABC transporter ATP-binding protein encodes MSFIVQMNNISHKFGKTIILQDINLSIKKGEIFGLLGPSGSGKTTIVKMMTGILSPGEGEVYLNNELMPSLKQMKRYGFMAQSDALYQELTARENLDFFGSLYKLSKSKRKHRIQEVMDMVDLTKHLDQPVETYSGGMKRRLSLAAALIHEPEIIILDEPTVGIDPVLRQSIWQELYRLKESGVTIIVTTHVMDEAEKCDRLAMLRDGKVIAVDSPEHLKEGIGASTIEEVFLHYGGAAQ; translated from the coding sequence ATGAGTTTTATTGTACAAATGAACAATATTTCACATAAGTTCGGAAAGACCATCATTCTTCAGGATATTAATCTTTCCATTAAAAAAGGTGAGATCTTTGGGCTTTTAGGTCCTTCAGGATCCGGAAAAACAACTATCGTGAAAATGATGACAGGGATTCTGTCACCTGGGGAGGGCGAAGTGTATTTAAATAATGAATTGATGCCCTCACTTAAACAAATGAAGAGATACGGATTCATGGCTCAATCGGACGCTTTATATCAAGAGTTAACAGCAAGAGAAAACTTGGACTTTTTTGGTTCATTGTATAAATTATCTAAATCAAAAAGGAAACATCGTATTCAGGAGGTTATGGATATGGTGGATTTAACGAAACATCTTGACCAGCCGGTCGAAACCTATTCGGGTGGTATGAAAAGGAGACTTTCTCTTGCAGCCGCACTTATTCATGAACCGGAAATCATTATTCTGGATGAACCGACGGTAGGAATTGATCCTGTACTAAGACAATCAATATGGCAGGAATTATACCGGTTAAAAGAAAGTGGTGTAACCATCATTGTCACCACTCATGTTATGGATGAAGCAGAAAAGTGTGATCGTCTGGCGATGCTGCGTGATGGAAAGGTTATTGCCGTAGATTCCCCTGAACATTTAAAAGAGGGGATTGGTGCTTCAACCATCGAAGAAGTATTTCTGCATTATGGAGGTGCTGCTCAATGA
- a CDS encoding ABC transporter permease — MNTWTLMKRILKQFRRDKRSMALMIVAPIFVLTLMWLVLDGDSKTLNVALVDVPEPFQETLEESELQLTSMSLAKAEKEIDDGAIDAFLQWKEQKPYLILEGSDPNTAGAIRNELQAAAPNDPTKEMNVSFWHGSEDMELFDYIGPVLIGFFVFFFVFIVGGVSFLRERTQGTLERLLASPIKRSEVVFGYLGGFGLFTILQSILIAVFSIYVLEVYMTGSLMYVLLITFLLALTALSLGTLLSAFAKNEFQMIQFIPLVIVPQVFFSGLFPIEGLAVWLQAIGRIMPLTYGAEALRGIMLRDEGLAEFQLSMYILIGFVVLFTLLNIFALKRHRRL, encoded by the coding sequence ATGAATACGTGGACGTTAATGAAACGAATACTAAAGCAGTTTCGCCGGGATAAAAGAAGTATGGCGTTAATGATTGTAGCTCCGATCTTTGTACTTACGTTGATGTGGCTTGTACTCGATGGGGATAGTAAAACGCTTAATGTGGCACTTGTGGATGTCCCGGAGCCTTTCCAGGAAACGCTAGAGGAATCGGAACTCCAGTTGACTTCCATGAGTTTGGCAAAGGCGGAGAAGGAAATAGATGATGGGGCGATTGATGCATTCCTTCAGTGGAAAGAGCAAAAACCTTATTTGATATTAGAAGGAAGCGATCCTAATACAGCCGGTGCTATAAGAAATGAGCTGCAGGCAGCTGCGCCAAATGATCCAACTAAAGAAATGAATGTAAGTTTCTGGCATGGTTCGGAAGATATGGAACTGTTTGATTACATCGGCCCCGTACTAATTGGTTTCTTCGTTTTCTTTTTTGTGTTTATTGTAGGTGGTGTATCTTTCCTTAGAGAGCGGACTCAAGGAACATTGGAACGCTTGTTAGCATCCCCGATTAAACGTAGTGAGGTCGTCTTTGGCTATCTAGGAGGCTTCGGTTTGTTTACGATTCTGCAATCCATTTTAATTGCCGTTTTTTCCATATATGTGTTGGAGGTTTATATGACTGGTTCGCTGATGTACGTACTGTTAATTACCTTTTTATTAGCTCTTACTGCCCTTAGTCTGGGAACGCTCCTTTCTGCATTTGCCAAAAATGAATTTCAAATGATTCAATTCATTCCTCTTGTAATTGTCCCTCAGGTTTTCTTTTCTGGACTTTTTCCAATTGAAGGACTTGCCGTCTGGCTGCAGGCTATAGGCCGGATTATGCCGCTCACATATGGAGCGGAGGCACTAAGGGGGATCATGCTGCGTGACGAAGGTCTCGCAGAGTTTCAGCTCTCTATGTATATACTAATCGGTTTCGTTGTTCTCTTTACCCTTCTCAATATATTCGCGTTAAAGCGGCACAGACGTCTATAA
- a CDS encoding TetR/AcrR family transcriptional regulator has product MYNAINEAQDGKGLTPKQEQILKAAVEIFAEKGYASSSTSEIAARAGVAEGTIFRHYKTKKDLLFSIVTPFMTQFTVPLLASHFTKEVFDEPPEGLEPFLKKIIKNRFEFARENAPLLKIVLQEIAFQPELQSRYESVFLEEVFPKFERALNELKEQGSVIDFPNRSIIRMIISTVVGFLVTRFLLAPESEWEDEEELDRTIHFIMYGLGGK; this is encoded by the coding sequence ATTTATAATGCAATAAATGAAGCCCAGGATGGAAAGGGGTTAACACCTAAGCAGGAACAAATACTAAAAGCAGCCGTGGAAATATTTGCGGAAAAAGGATATGCTTCTTCGTCTACCAGCGAAATAGCAGCAAGAGCCGGAGTGGCTGAAGGGACAATTTTCCGTCATTATAAAACAAAAAAAGATTTATTATTTTCTATTGTGACCCCTTTTATGACCCAATTTACTGTTCCCTTATTAGCGAGTCACTTTACAAAAGAAGTTTTTGACGAACCTCCGGAAGGTCTAGAACCATTCCTTAAGAAAATTATTAAGAATAGGTTTGAATTTGCTAGGGAGAATGCTCCCTTATTAAAGATTGTATTACAGGAAATCGCTTTTCAGCCTGAACTTCAATCCCGTTACGAATCTGTATTTCTTGAGGAAGTTTTTCCTAAATTTGAACGTGCATTAAATGAATTGAAAGAGCAGGGGAGCGTGATCGATTTCCCTAATCGTTCGATTATCCGGATGATTATTTCTACGGTTGTCGGCTTCCTGGTGACCCGCTTTCTTCTTGCTCCTGAAAGCGAATGGGAGGACGAAGAGGAATTAGATCGAACCATTCATTTTATTATGTATGGATTAGGAGGAAAATAA
- a CDS encoding SOS response-associated peptidase: MCGRYTLFSQEAQIAEEFGIAHSIEDYQPRYNIAPGQKVLAVIHNGKEKKAGFMYWGLVPSWAKDPKIGYKMINARSETAHEKPSFKHLMAKKRCLIIADSFYEWKKTENGKQPLRIYPENRELFAFAGLWDQWKTDEEERFTCTILTQEADRFMADIHHRMPVILSKQAQEKWIEPFKWTPEEAHDFVQEIDVEELKAYEVSDYVNAAQHEGDECIKPLV; the protein is encoded by the coding sequence ATGTGTGGAAGGTACACTTTATTTTCTCAAGAAGCTCAAATAGCAGAGGAATTTGGAATTGCTCATTCAATTGAAGATTATCAGCCGAGATACAATATTGCGCCTGGCCAGAAGGTGCTCGCTGTTATTCATAATGGTAAGGAAAAGAAAGCGGGCTTTATGTATTGGGGACTGGTACCTTCGTGGGCGAAAGATCCTAAGATTGGTTATAAGATGATTAATGCCCGGAGTGAAACGGCTCACGAAAAGCCAAGTTTCAAGCATTTAATGGCTAAGAAAAGATGTCTGATTATCGCAGACAGCTTTTATGAGTGGAAAAAAACTGAAAATGGAAAACAGCCTCTCCGTATTTACCCGGAAAATCGCGAACTATTTGCATTTGCGGGCCTTTGGGATCAATGGAAAACGGATGAAGAGGAACGCTTTACATGTACCATACTAACTCAGGAAGCGGACCGTTTTATGGCGGATATTCACCACAGAATGCCGGTGATCCTATCGAAGCAGGCACAGGAAAAATGGATTGAACCCTTTAAATGGACGCCTGAAGAAGCTCATGATTTTGTGCAGGAAATCGATGTGGAAGAATTGAAAGCTTACGAGGTGAGTGATTACGTGAATGCTGCCCAGCATGAAGGTGATGAATGCATCAAGCCTTTAGTCTGA